A single Acidobacteriaceae bacterium DNA region contains:
- the hrcA gene encoding heat-inducible transcriptional repressor HrcA produces MRNEITNRQREILTAVVEQYIATGEPVSSGAIARLENLASGPASSATIRNEMVELSEQGFLEQPHTSAGRVPSARAFRLYVEQLSKDNIARLTGPSAAEVQSRIDNSLAGIAGAEALLERTSHVLAVLSSGVGIAMSTASSHDTLEHVHFSRLVERRVLAVVVTRSGMVRDRVLALDRDLTMLELETAARFLNEHFRGWSMERIRVELARLIETERSAYQQMMEAAQQLWNQTVGIAAGSQAVFVDGVANLLGLPEDRERLREMLTALETKERLIELLNAYVDTRQESVRVVFDLEQQAPEMAGLVLIAAPARVAGENLGSVGVIGPKRMNYPSNMSAVAYVAQMLERALMPRSS; encoded by the coding sequence ATGCGGAACGAAATCACAAACCGGCAGCGCGAGATTCTCACGGCGGTCGTCGAGCAATATATTGCTACGGGCGAGCCGGTGAGCTCGGGTGCGATTGCGCGCCTGGAGAACCTTGCGTCGGGTCCGGCGAGCTCGGCAACGATCCGCAATGAGATGGTGGAGCTCTCTGAGCAGGGATTTCTCGAGCAGCCGCACACCTCGGCGGGGCGCGTTCCGTCGGCGCGCGCGTTTCGCCTGTACGTTGAGCAGCTCAGCAAGGACAATATCGCGCGACTGACCGGACCTTCGGCCGCTGAGGTGCAGTCGCGCATCGATAACAGCCTTGCGGGCATTGCCGGAGCTGAGGCGCTGCTGGAGCGGACGTCGCATGTGCTGGCGGTGCTGTCGAGCGGCGTTGGGATTGCGATGTCGACCGCGAGTTCGCACGACACACTGGAGCATGTGCATTTCAGTCGTCTCGTGGAGCGGCGTGTGCTGGCCGTCGTAGTCACGCGCAGCGGCATGGTGCGCGACCGCGTGCTGGCGCTCGATCGCGACCTCACGATGCTGGAGTTAGAGACCGCGGCGAGGTTCCTGAATGAGCACTTCCGCGGATGGAGCATGGAGCGCATTCGCGTGGAGCTGGCGCGGTTGATCGAGACGGAGCGCAGCGCCTACCAGCAGATGATGGAGGCCGCGCAGCAGCTCTGGAACCAGACGGTTGGCATTGCGGCGGGCAGCCAGGCGGTCTTCGTGGATGGCGTCGCGAACCTGCTCGGGCTGCCTGAAGATCGCGAGCGGCTGCGCGAGATGCTCACCGCGCTCGAAACCAAGGAGCGGCTCATCGAGCTGCTGAACGCCTATGTGGATACGCGGCAGGAGTCCGTGCGCGTCGTATTCGACCTCGAGCAGCAGGCGCCGGAAATGGCCGGCCTGGTGCTCATTGCCGCGCCTGCACGCGTCGCCGGCGAAAATCTCGGTTCGGTTGGCGTGATCGGGCCCAAGCGCATGAACTATCCGAGCAACATGAGCGCCGTGGCTTACGTGGCGCAGATGCTGGAGCGCGCCCTGATGCCGCGAAGCTCCTAG
- a CDS encoding Mrp/NBP35 family ATP-binding protein — translation MGHTGSGQPMGPQALPGVQYVVAVGSGKGGVGKTTVAVNLAVTLAKQGYKVGLLDADIYGPNVPTMLGVTRQPSVLPGNMIEPLTAHGVKFMSVGLISPGDKPMVMRGPMLHGIIKQFLQQVAWGELDFLIVDLPPGTGDVVISLVQTVPLTGAVVVSTGSSVALQDARKALEMFHQVNVEVLGMIENMSQMTLPDGTVIDVFGAGATEQTAKQFSITFLGSVDLDPQVREGGDRGLPASLAGDQSARGREFAAIAQKIKERAEQVAAQSENVLEIS, via the coding sequence ATGGGACATACAGGATCAGGACAGCCGATGGGACCGCAGGCGCTTCCGGGCGTGCAGTATGTGGTGGCGGTGGGCTCGGGCAAGGGCGGCGTCGGCAAAACCACGGTTGCGGTGAATCTCGCGGTGACGTTGGCGAAGCAGGGCTACAAGGTGGGCTTGCTGGATGCAGACATCTACGGCCCGAATGTGCCGACGATGCTTGGCGTTACGCGTCAGCCTTCAGTGCTGCCGGGCAACATGATTGAGCCGCTGACGGCGCATGGCGTGAAGTTCATGTCGGTTGGGCTGATCTCGCCGGGCGACAAGCCGATGGTTATGCGCGGGCCGATGCTGCACGGGATCATCAAGCAGTTCCTGCAGCAGGTGGCGTGGGGCGAACTGGACTTTTTGATCGTCGACCTGCCGCCGGGCACGGGCGATGTGGTGATTTCGCTGGTGCAGACCGTGCCGCTGACCGGCGCTGTCGTTGTCTCGACGGGATCGAGTGTGGCGCTGCAGGATGCGCGCAAGGCGCTCGAGATGTTCCACCAGGTGAACGTCGAGGTGCTGGGCATGATTGAGAACATGAGCCAGATGACGTTGCCCGACGGAACCGTGATCGACGTATTCGGCGCGGGTGCGACCGAGCAGACGGCGAAGCAGTTCAGCATCACGTTTCTCGGGTCAGTGGATCTCGACCCGCAGGTGCGTGAGGGCGGCGACCGCGGGCTGCCCGCATCGCTGGCCGGTGATCAGTCGGCGCGCGGGCGTGAGTTCGCCGCGATTGCGCAAAAGATCAAGGAACGCGCCGAGCAGGTCGCCGCGCAGAGCGAGAATGTGCTGGAGATTTCGTAG
- a CDS encoding acyl-CoA thioesterase, giving the protein MSEGVAARPVSESQSERSEIIFPNDANAIGNLFGGRLMQFIDLVGAMAASRHARAYTVTASMDHLDFVAPVKVGDLLILKSSVNRAFRTSMEVGVKAMVEDVRRGGFRQVASAYLTFVAVDASGNRIEVPQVIAETEHQKRRFEDAGRRREMRSGEVARRRELRATLPPEWHV; this is encoded by the coding sequence ATGAGCGAAGGTGTGGCCGCGCGGCCGGTCTCCGAGTCCCAGTCCGAACGCAGCGAGATTATCTTTCCGAATGACGCGAACGCAATCGGGAACCTCTTCGGCGGGCGGCTGATGCAGTTCATCGACCTGGTTGGCGCGATGGCCGCGAGCCGGCACGCGCGGGCGTACACGGTCACAGCTTCGATGGACCACCTGGATTTTGTGGCGCCGGTGAAGGTTGGCGACCTGCTCATCCTCAAATCGAGTGTGAACCGTGCCTTTCGCACCTCCATGGAGGTCGGCGTCAAAGCGATGGTGGAGGACGTTCGTAGAGGCGGCTTCCGGCAGGTGGCTTCGGCGTATCTGACGTTCGTTGCGGTCGACGCGAGCGGCAACCGCATCGAGGTGCCGCAGGTGATCGCGGAGACCGAGCATCAGAAGCGACGGTTCGAGGATGCGGGCCGCAGGCGCGAGATGCGCAGCGGTGAGGTGGCACGGCGCAGGGAACTGCGCGCGACGCTTCCTCCCGAGTGGCATGTTTGA
- a CDS encoding zinc-binding alcohol dehydrogenase family protein — protein sequence MNAALVESFQSPPRYTQFDDPQPQPSESLVAVLAAGLHPIVKALAKGSHYGSTGKLPFVPGLDGVGRLDDGRRVFFGASRPPFGSMAERTIARPPFLIPLPDAIPDAAAAALGNPAMSSWAALAHRAKFTAGESILVLGATGVAGQLAVQIAKRLGAARVVACGRNPEALAKTKSLGADATISLELSHDELVTALRREIDNGIDIVLDYLWGAPAEATLEAIAKKGLSHATARIRYIQIGNSAGAKIWLEASVLRSSGLELLGSGFGSASMQDLAASIADFFAEAARKPFEISVRTFPLRDVSAAWNEPDGDARFVFVP from the coding sequence ATGAACGCCGCCCTGGTCGAATCCTTCCAGTCGCCGCCGCGCTACACGCAATTCGACGATCCGCAGCCGCAACCCAGCGAGTCGTTGGTCGCCGTCCTCGCCGCCGGCCTGCACCCCATCGTCAAGGCGCTTGCCAAAGGTTCGCACTACGGCAGCACCGGCAAGCTGCCGTTCGTTCCTGGCCTCGACGGCGTCGGCCGGCTCGACGACGGCCGCCGCGTCTTCTTCGGCGCCTCGCGTCCGCCGTTCGGCTCCATGGCCGAGCGCACCATCGCTCGGCCGCCGTTCCTCATCCCGCTGCCCGACGCGATCCCTGACGCCGCAGCCGCCGCGCTCGGTAACCCGGCGATGTCTTCCTGGGCCGCTCTCGCGCATCGCGCAAAGTTCACCGCCGGCGAAAGCATCCTGGTCCTCGGCGCGACGGGCGTGGCCGGCCAGCTCGCCGTGCAGATCGCGAAGCGCCTCGGTGCCGCACGCGTCGTCGCCTGCGGCCGCAATCCTGAAGCTCTCGCCAAAACCAAATCGCTCGGCGCGGACGCAACCATTTCGCTCGAGCTTTCGCACGACGAGCTCGTCACCGCACTCCGCCGCGAGATCGACAACGGCATCGACATAGTTCTCGATTACCTCTGGGGCGCACCAGCCGAAGCCACGCTCGAAGCCATCGCGAAGAAAGGTCTCAGCCACGCGACCGCGCGCATCCGCTACATCCAGATCGGCAACAGCGCCGGCGCGAAAATCTGGCTGGAAGCCTCAGTGCTCCGCAGCTCTGGGCTCGAGCTTCTCGGCAGCGGCTTCGGCAGCGCCTCCATGCAGGATCTCGCCGCGTCCATCGCCGACTTCTTCGCCGAGGCCGCGCGCAAGCCATTCGAGATCAGCGTCCGAACCTTTCCTTTACGCGACGTCTCCGCTGCATGGAATGAGCCCGACGGCGACGCCCGCTTCGTCTTCGTGCCATAA
- a CDS encoding tetratricopeptide repeat protein translates to MLHSSCVVRALGGVAITPIPPHPKNMDKIAMLTDILAQHPTDAFARYGLAMAYAADGKTDDALREFATTIQHNPDYVPAFQMSAQTLLKLGRTDEARQQLNQGLAAAARSGNAHAASEMQAMLDDIS, encoded by the coding sequence GTGCTCCATTCATCGTGCGTCGTACGCGCGCTGGGTGGGGTTGCGATCACTCCCATCCCACCGCATCCTAAGAACATGGACAAGATCGCCATGCTCACCGACATCCTCGCGCAGCACCCCACCGACGCCTTCGCGCGCTACGGCCTCGCCATGGCCTACGCCGCGGACGGCAAGACCGACGACGCCCTGCGCGAGTTCGCAACGACCATCCAGCACAACCCGGACTACGTGCCCGCCTTCCAGATGTCCGCGCAGACGCTGCTCAAGCTCGGACGCACCGACGAAGCCCGCCAGCAGCTCAATCAAGGTCTTGCCGCCGCCGCACGCAGCGGCAACGCCCACGCCGCAAGCGAGATGCAGGCCATGCTCGACGACATCAGCTGA
- a CDS encoding ABC transporter: MNHQYQLVFQFASDGMDLDAYLELEDEVTNGLSSHQEAVVDGHDFGLGEFNIFIHTNTPLETFEITGDLLGNLRPELPFAAGYRHFDEDEYKPLWPKGATSFHVA, from the coding sequence ATGAATCACCAATATCAACTCGTTTTTCAGTTTGCGTCCGACGGGATGGACCTTGACGCCTATCTAGAACTGGAGGACGAAGTAACCAACGGCTTGTCTTCTCACCAAGAGGCAGTCGTCGATGGACATGACTTCGGACTCGGCGAATTCAACATTTTCATTCACACCAACACACCGCTAGAGACCTTCGAGATTACCGGTGACCTTCTCGGAAACCTGCGGCCCGAACTGCCATTCGCGGCTGGATATCGTCATTTCGATGAAGACGAGTACAAACCTCTCTGGCCCAAGGGTGCAACATCGTTCCATGTAGCTTGA
- a CDS encoding sigma 54-interacting transcriptional regulator, whose translation MPQTALPTTLGQLRNSPDFTPDRVSRSVKDELRDNLIARLRQISGSARGNGEEAESLFPGIVGYDDTVIPQVVNAILSRHNFILLGLRGQAKSRILRALTTLLDPYAPYVAGSEMRDNPYAPLSKFSKDLIASLGDDTPIAWMTPIERYVEKLATPDVTVADLIGDVDPIKAARSGHELGSELTMHYGLLPRANRGIFAINELPDLAGKIQVALFNIMQEGDVQIKGYPIRLELDVAIVFSANPEDYTARGKIVTPLKDRIGSEIRTHYPESLDEAITITEQEAWTARSYAADNDQIQRIHIPHYIRQIVEQIAFVAREEKKVDKRSGVSQRLPISTMELVVSNAERRALLHGESLVVPRVGDIFSALPGITGKIELEYEGELKGSDVVMREIIRQSVATIYDTYFAGADTQQIEQWFNLGGTVELNDKQPSTAVLKSLKEIQGLFDKLTPLKLPKNAEPELAVSAAEFLLEGMTAHKRISRSEARTFSAGEKRKRVEDAANLGERMREREREAFNRTRRGFN comes from the coding sequence ATGCCGCAAACCGCGCTTCCGACCACACTGGGCCAGCTTCGCAACTCTCCTGACTTCACCCCCGACCGCGTCTCGCGCTCGGTCAAGGACGAGCTCCGCGACAATCTCATCGCGCGTCTCCGCCAGATCTCCGGAAGTGCCCGCGGCAATGGAGAAGAAGCAGAATCACTCTTCCCCGGCATCGTCGGCTACGACGACACGGTCATCCCGCAGGTCGTCAACGCCATCCTCTCGCGCCACAACTTCATCCTGCTTGGCCTGCGCGGCCAGGCAAAGTCCCGCATCCTCCGCGCGCTCACCACGCTGCTCGACCCCTACGCGCCCTACGTCGCCGGCTCCGAGATGCGTGACAATCCCTACGCTCCACTCAGCAAGTTCTCGAAGGACCTCATCGCCTCGCTCGGCGATGACACACCCATCGCCTGGATGACGCCCATCGAGCGCTACGTCGAAAAGCTCGCCACGCCCGACGTCACAGTCGCCGACCTCATCGGCGACGTCGACCCCATCAAAGCGGCCCGCTCCGGCCACGAGCTCGGCTCCGAGCTCACCATGCACTACGGCCTGCTCCCGCGCGCCAACCGCGGCATCTTCGCCATCAACGAACTCCCCGACCTCGCCGGCAAGATTCAGGTCGCGCTCTTCAACATCATGCAGGAGGGCGACGTCCAGATTAAGGGCTACCCCATCCGCCTCGAGCTCGACGTCGCCATCGTCTTCTCCGCCAATCCCGAGGACTACACGGCGCGCGGCAAGATCGTCACCCCGCTCAAGGACCGCATCGGCAGCGAAATCCGCACGCACTACCCGGAGTCGCTCGACGAGGCCATCACCATCACCGAGCAGGAAGCCTGGACCGCCCGCAGCTACGCCGCAGACAACGACCAGATTCAGCGCATCCACATCCCGCACTACATCCGCCAGATCGTCGAGCAGATTGCCTTCGTCGCGCGCGAGGAGAAAAAGGTCGACAAGCGCTCCGGCGTCTCGCAGCGCCTGCCCATCAGCACCATGGAGCTTGTCGTCTCGAACGCCGAACGCCGCGCCCTGCTGCACGGCGAATCGCTCGTCGTTCCTCGCGTCGGCGACATCTTCTCCGCACTCCCTGGCATCACCGGCAAGATCGAACTCGAGTACGAAGGCGAGCTCAAGGGCTCCGACGTCGTCATGCGCGAGATCATCCGCCAGTCCGTCGCCACCATCTACGACACCTACTTCGCCGGCGCCGACACCCAGCAGATCGAGCAGTGGTTCAACCTCGGCGGCACCGTCGAGCTCAACGACAAGCAGCCCTCGACGGCCGTGCTCAAGTCGCTCAAAGAAATCCAGGGCCTCTTCGACAAGCTCACACCGCTGAAGCTCCCGAAGAACGCCGAACCCGAGCTCGCCGTCTCCGCAGCCGAGTTCCTCCTCGAAGGCATGACCGCCCACAAGCGCATCTCGCGCTCCGAGGCCCGCACCTTCTCGGCCGGCGAAAAGCGCAAGCGCGTCGAAGACGCCGCCAACCTCGGCGAGCGCATGCGCGAACGCGAGCGCGAGGCATTCAACCGCACCCGCCGCGGCTTCAACTAA
- a CDS encoding alginate lyase family protein, which translates to MTTKIPALSALVLVLTAPLSAQKISNPAASVLDASARQAFLKSTDNSLIRDAVAHLGSCTATPLVAAPIGPMQIPHHYMHGSNGPINPAEAEATHTYGEFEHRITSGMNRWVATGNEAEAQCALSQLDAWAQAGALTKYDPKEYSQSWFQAEWTLCSAGITASVLRQDPDLDGAMQQRVANWLNHAAHQLISYEKPGELGNNHHYWRALAATSIGVLSNDDDLFRFGVDTFKQAVSQEDNNGAFPLEMARHENAIHYQAFALQPLIMIAEFAERQNVDLYTVTDHGRTIRNAVVFLGQAIADPATVKQYTTDEQKTNFSAGDIAELDFYVARFGPAGIPSSLTALLSHPAAATRIGGSATVLAAK; encoded by the coding sequence ATGACGACGAAAATCCCCGCGCTCTCGGCCCTCGTCCTCGTCCTCACCGCTCCCCTCTCAGCCCAAAAGATCTCCAACCCTGCCGCCTCCGTACTCGACGCCTCCGCGCGCCAGGCGTTTCTCAAGTCCACCGATAACAGCCTCATCCGCGATGCCGTCGCGCACCTCGGCTCGTGCACGGCGACGCCGCTCGTCGCCGCGCCCATCGGCCCCATGCAGATTCCGCACCACTACATGCATGGGTCGAACGGCCCCATTAATCCAGCCGAAGCCGAAGCCACCCACACCTACGGCGAGTTCGAGCACCGCATCACCTCCGGCATGAACCGCTGGGTCGCCACCGGCAACGAAGCCGAGGCCCAGTGCGCGCTCTCGCAGCTTGACGCCTGGGCACAAGCCGGCGCGCTCACCAAGTACGACCCGAAGGAATATTCGCAGTCTTGGTTCCAGGCCGAGTGGACACTCTGCTCCGCCGGCATCACCGCCTCCGTGCTCAGGCAGGATCCGGACCTCGACGGCGCAATGCAGCAGCGCGTCGCCAACTGGCTGAATCACGCCGCGCACCAGCTCATCTCCTACGAGAAGCCCGGCGAGCTCGGCAACAATCACCACTACTGGCGTGCGCTCGCCGCTACTTCCATCGGCGTGCTCTCCAACGACGACGACCTCTTCCGCTTCGGCGTCGACACTTTTAAACAAGCCGTCAGCCAGGAGGACAACAACGGCGCCTTCCCGCTCGAAATGGCTCGCCACGAAAACGCCATCCACTACCAGGCCTTCGCTCTGCAGCCGCTCATCATGATTGCCGAATTCGCCGAGCGCCAGAACGTCGATCTCTACACCGTTACTGACCACGGCCGAACCATCCGCAACGCCGTCGTCTTCCTTGGCCAGGCCATCGCCGATCCCGCAACCGTCAAGCAGTACACAACCGACGAGCAGAAGACGAACTTCAGTGCCGGCGACATCGCGGAGCTCGACTTCTACGTCGCGCGCTTCGGGCCGGCCGGCATCCCGTCGTCGCTCACCGCGCTCCTCAGCCATCCCGCTGCCGCAACGCGCATCGGCGGCAGCGCCACCGTGCTCGCGGCCAAATAA
- a CDS encoding DNA-formamidopyrimidine glycosylase family protein — protein sequence MPELPDITAYLTALTPRVVGQRLEELRIASPLLLRTAVPPIQSIEGKVVQSLRRVGKRIVFVFNPEASAEANIDEIKDPLFLVLHLMIAGRLHWRDVISGARPKLGGRNNLASFDFPNGSLVLTEAGAKRRASLHLVHGEAALAALDPGGLDIFSLSPEAFRAALSAENHTLKRALTDPRVLSGIGNAYSDEILWAAQLSPLAQTQKLNADEWQRLYTATRDTLQIWIGRFNAEAAKKFPEKVTAFRPEMAVHGRYNLPCPRCGTPVQRIRYADNETNYCPTCQTSGRVLADRSLSRLLGSDWPRTLDELEALKRK from the coding sequence ATGCCTGAGCTTCCCGACATCACGGCGTATCTCACTGCGCTCACGCCACGCGTCGTCGGGCAGCGCCTTGAAGAGCTTCGCATCGCCAGCCCGCTTCTTCTCCGCACAGCCGTGCCACCAATCCAATCCATTGAAGGGAAAGTAGTTCAAAGCCTTCGCCGCGTCGGCAAGCGCATCGTCTTTGTGTTCAATCCCGAGGCCAGCGCCGAAGCGAACATTGATGAGATCAAAGATCCTTTGTTTCTGGTTCTGCACCTCATGATCGCCGGCCGTCTGCACTGGCGCGATGTCATATCCGGAGCACGACCCAAACTCGGCGGCCGCAACAATCTCGCATCCTTCGACTTCCCCAACGGCTCGCTCGTCCTCACCGAAGCCGGAGCCAAACGCCGCGCCTCGCTGCATCTCGTTCACGGCGAAGCGGCCCTCGCCGCGCTCGACCCAGGTGGCCTCGACATCTTCTCGCTCTCACCCGAAGCCTTCCGCGCCGCGCTGTCTGCCGAGAATCACACGCTGAAGCGCGCCCTCACTGACCCGCGTGTGCTCTCCGGCATCGGCAACGCCTACTCCGACGAGATCCTTTGGGCCGCGCAGCTCTCTCCGCTTGCACAAACGCAAAAGCTCAACGCAGACGAGTGGCAGCGTCTCTACACCGCGACACGCGACACACTGCAAATCTGGATCGGCCGCTTCAACGCCGAAGCCGCAAAGAAATTTCCTGAGAAGGTCACAGCCTTTCGCCCAGAGATGGCCGTGCACGGCCGCTACAACCTTCCGTGCCCGCGCTGCGGCACGCCCGTCCAGCGAATCCGCTACGCCGACAACGAAACCAACTACTGCCCCACCTGCCAGACCAGCGGCCGCGTCCTCGCCGACCGCTCGCTCTCACGCCTCCTCGGCTCCGACTGGCCTCGCACGCTCGACGAGCTCGAAGCCCTGAAGCGCAAATAG
- a CDS encoding methyltransferase domain-containing protein, with protein sequence MRANNSRAVFDATAATYDRDRMKLIPGHEAFYAAALELIPTDALRIVELGAGSGLFSAMLRAAFPEAHLTLIDFSENMLALARNRLGEDPHIIYSLADYTTEPLPANSDAIVSSLSIHHLEDDRKRALLPHIFTALRPGGLFINADHIAGPTAELEEMYQLRWLADVRALGATEQQIADSLFRQQEDRRTPVAAQLAWLRDAGFTNVDCWYKHSSFAVMSGTRPR encoded by the coding sequence ATGCGAGCGAACAACAGCCGCGCCGTCTTCGATGCCACCGCCGCCACCTACGACCGCGACCGCATGAAGCTTATCCCGGGCCATGAAGCCTTTTACGCTGCCGCGCTCGAGCTCATTCCAACGGACGCGCTTCGCATCGTCGAACTCGGCGCGGGCTCCGGTCTCTTCTCCGCCATGCTGCGCGCCGCCTTCCCCGAAGCGCACCTTACGCTCATCGACTTCTCCGAAAACATGCTCGCGCTCGCACGCAATCGTCTCGGTGAAGATCCCCACATCATCTACAGCCTTGCTGACTACACCACCGAACCGCTGCCCGCGAACTCCGACGCCATCGTCTCCTCGCTCTCCATCCATCACCTTGAAGACGACCGCAAGCGCGCTCTGCTGCCGCACATCTTCACCGCGCTCCGTCCCGGCGGGCTCTTCATCAACGCCGACCACATCGCCGGCCCCACCGCCGAGCTCGAAGAGATGTACCAGCTGCGCTGGCTCGCAGACGTCCGCGCGCTCGGCGCCACCGAGCAGCAAATCGCCGACTCACTCTTCCGCCAGCAGGAAGACCGCCGCACTCCGGTTGCCGCGCAGCTCGCGTGGCTGCGCGACGCCGGCTTCACCAACGTCGACTGCTGGTACAAGCACTCCAGCTTCGCCGTCATGAGCGGTACCCGTCCGCGTTGA
- a CDS encoding VWA domain-containing protein encodes MKLTRYTKFTGDLSTSFDLEDLMEALSDFFLDSGFEDPWSQFPNASDSMEDLRDAIRQALDSGELLDEDAQEKYEALPEEGKQELVEKIIQRMKDESFLDAESPEDQPQSPGQQAQGNAEDARFEVTDKAMDFLGFKALRDLLGPLGKSSLGRHDTLYEAAGVETNGSSKPYEFGDSLNLDIAQTLNSVFAREGPPNSSGTLNLEYSDLYVQQADYQSSCATVVLLDCSHSMILYGEDRFTPAKRVAMALSHLIRTQYPGDQLSLVLFHDSAEEIAISQLPRVKVGPHYTNTREGLRVAQRILRSSGKDMKQIVMITDGKPSALTLDDGRIYKNAFGLDPIVISETLEEVGRCKRSNIMINTFMLANDFQLVQFVQTMSAMCRGKAYFTTPQTLGNYLLMDFMSRRSKHIN; translated from the coding sequence ATGAAGCTGACCCGCTACACCAAGTTCACCGGCGACCTCTCCACAAGCTTCGACCTCGAAGACCTGATGGAAGCCCTGTCCGATTTTTTCCTCGACTCCGGCTTCGAAGATCCCTGGTCGCAGTTCCCCAACGCTTCCGACTCCATGGAAGACCTCCGCGACGCCATCCGCCAGGCGCTCGACTCCGGCGAGCTCCTCGACGAAGATGCGCAGGAAAAGTACGAAGCCCTCCCCGAAGAAGGCAAGCAGGAGCTCGTCGAAAAAATCATTCAGCGCATGAAGGACGAGTCCTTCCTCGACGCCGAATCGCCCGAAGATCAGCCCCAGAGCCCCGGCCAGCAAGCCCAGGGCAACGCCGAAGACGCCCGCTTCGAAGTCACCGACAAGGCCATGGACTTCCTCGGCTTCAAGGCCCTGCGCGACCTCCTCGGCCCTCTCGGCAAATCATCCCTCGGCCGCCACGACACACTCTACGAGGCCGCCGGCGTCGAGACCAACGGCTCCTCCAAGCCCTACGAATTCGGCGACTCCCTCAACCTCGACATCGCCCAGACACTCAACAGCGTCTTCGCGCGCGAAGGTCCGCCGAACTCCTCCGGCACACTCAACCTCGAATACTCCGACCTCTACGTCCAGCAGGCCGACTACCAATCTTCCTGCGCCACCGTCGTCCTGCTCGACTGTTCGCACTCGATGATCCTCTACGGCGAGGACCGCTTCACGCCCGCCAAGCGCGTCGCCATGGCGCTCTCGCATCTCATCCGCACCCAGTACCCCGGCGACCAGCTCTCCCTCGTCCTCTTCCACGACTCCGCCGAAGAGATCGCCATCTCGCAGCTCCCGCGCGTCAAGGTCGGCCCGCACTACACCAACACCCGCGAAGGCCTCCGCGTCGCCCAGCGAATTCTCCGCAGCTCCGGCAAAGACATGAAGCAGATCGTGATGATCACCGACGGCAAGCCCTCCGCGCTCACGCTCGACGACGGCCGCATCTACAAAAACGCCTTCGGCCTCGACCCCATCGTCATCTCCGAAACCCTCGAAGAGGTCGGCCGCTGCAAGCGCTCCAACATCATGATCAACACCTTCATGCTCGCGAACGACTTCCAGCTCGTCCAGTTCGTGCAGACCATGTCCGCCATGTGCCGCGGCAAGGCCTACTTCACTACGCCGCAAACACTCGGCAACTATCTCCTCATGGACTTCATGTCCCGCCGCTCCAAACACATCAACTAA